A single region of the Leisingera thetidis genome encodes:
- a CDS encoding ribonuclease T2: protein MRKLLLGLAAVLTGFAALAAAEGEPAGEFDYYVLALSWSPNWCAQEGDARGAEQCEARHDFGWTLHGLWPQFHRGWPSYCRTAEAPPSRAMSRSMADIMGSAGLAWHQWKKHGTCSGLSARRYYTLMREAYTRVTRPAIFRKLDKPVTLPASVVEEAFLKENPQLTRGSLTITCRDGAIQEARICLSKALDPVPCGRDAIKDCTLKDARFAPVR from the coding sequence ATGCGCAAGTTATTGCTGGGTTTGGCGGCTGTTTTGACGGGTTTTGCCGCGCTTGCCGCAGCAGAGGGCGAGCCGGCCGGGGAGTTCGACTATTACGTGCTGGCGCTCAGCTGGTCGCCGAACTGGTGCGCGCAGGAGGGCGATGCCCGCGGCGCCGAGCAATGCGAGGCCCGCCATGATTTCGGCTGGACCCTGCACGGGCTCTGGCCGCAGTTCCACCGCGGCTGGCCCAGCTACTGCCGCACCGCCGAGGCACCGCCCAGCCGCGCGATGAGCCGCAGTATGGCGGACATTATGGGCAGCGCGGGCCTCGCCTGGCACCAGTGGAAGAAACACGGCACCTGCTCCGGCCTCAGCGCCCGCCGGTATTACACCCTGATGCGCGAGGCCTACACCCGCGTCACCCGCCCCGCCATCTTCCGCAAGCTGGACAAACCCGTCACCCTGCCTGCGTCGGTGGTGGAGGAGGCGTTTCTCAAGGAAAACCCGCAGCTCACGCGCGGCAGCCTGACCATCACCTGCCGGGACGGCGCCATCCAGGAGGCCCGCATCTGCCTGTCCAAGGCGCTCGACCCGGTGCCCTGCGGGCGGGATGCGATCAAGGACTGCACATTGAAGGATGCCCGGTTTGCTCCTGTCCGCTGA
- a CDS encoding DUF2189 domain-containing protein has translation MAKTIGNPLSWLLQGAETTGHHISETVGEMGSDGVKELPKARKLTMDDIIHSLAAGLEDFAACRSDAMFLVLFYPLIGIALIVMSLSMNLLPLIVPMIMGFAILGPVAAVGLYEMSKRREAGFEPRWMDAFGVIRSPSFGAILVLGLYLAALFIVWLVAADMIYSRTLGPEPPESIATFAAAVATTREGWIMAIAGGAAGAVFAFAALAMSLVSFPLLLDRHTGLPVAVATSIKVLRKNPVICMTWGVIVGVSLILGAIPFLAGLIIVVPVLGHATWHLYRRAVQ, from the coding sequence ATGGCAAAGACAATTGGCAACCCGCTCAGCTGGCTTCTGCAGGGTGCAGAAACCACCGGGCACCATATCAGCGAAACCGTTGGCGAAATGGGCAGCGATGGGGTCAAGGAACTGCCCAAGGCACGCAAGCTGACGATGGACGACATCATCCATTCTCTGGCCGCAGGGCTGGAGGATTTTGCCGCCTGCCGCAGCGACGCGATGTTCCTGGTGCTGTTCTATCCGCTGATCGGCATCGCGCTGATCGTGATGAGCCTGTCGATGAACCTCTTGCCGCTGATCGTGCCGATGATCATGGGCTTTGCCATTCTCGGCCCGGTGGCCGCGGTTGGGCTTTACGAGATGTCCAAACGCCGCGAAGCCGGGTTCGAGCCGCGCTGGATGGATGCCTTTGGCGTCATCCGCTCGCCGTCCTTTGGCGCCATCCTGGTGCTTGGCCTCTATCTGGCGGCGCTGTTCATCGTCTGGCTGGTGGCCGCCGACATGATCTACAGCCGCACCCTGGGGCCGGAACCGCCGGAATCGATCGCAACCTTTGCCGCCGCTGTGGCAACCACCCGCGAGGGCTGGATCATGGCCATTGCCGGCGGTGCGGCGGGCGCGGTCTTTGCCTTTGCGGCATTGGCGATGAGCCTGGTCTCCTTCCCGCTGCTGCTGGACCGCCATACCGGACTGCCGGTGGCGGTGGCCACCTCGATCAAGGTGCTGCGCAAGAACCCGGTGATCTGCATGACATGGGGCGTGATCGTCGGCGTATCGCTGATACTTGGGGCGATCCCCTTCCTCGCCGGGCTGATCATCGTGGTGCCGGTGCTGGGGCATGCCACCTGGCATCTCTACAGGCGCGCCGTGCAATAG
- a CDS encoding NAD(P)H-quinone oxidoreductase: protein MTEIMRAVEITKPGGPDVLQLTKRPVPQPGHGEVVIKVAYAGVNRPDALQRAGAYDPPKGASDLPGLEASGEVVALGAGVTGVAAGDQVCALLPGGGYAEYVATPAAHCLPVPAGLDLKQAACLPETFFTVWSNVFSRGGLKAGERFLVHGGSSGIGTTAIQLAREFGARVFATAGSDEKCQACLDLGAERAINYRDEDFVKVLRDEGGADLVLDMVGGDYIPRNVKAMAEDGRLVQIAFLQGPKVELNFALMMVKRLTLTGSTLRPQSDLAKARIAQDLREAVWPLIAAGKVAPVMDSEFALEEAAAAHARMESSGHIGKIVLKVG, encoded by the coding sequence ATGACAGAGATAATGCGCGCGGTGGAAATCACCAAACCCGGCGGCCCGGATGTGCTGCAGCTGACCAAGCGCCCGGTGCCGCAGCCGGGCCATGGCGAAGTGGTGATCAAGGTGGCCTATGCCGGCGTCAACCGCCCCGATGCGCTGCAGCGCGCGGGTGCGTATGACCCGCCCAAGGGCGCCAGCGACCTGCCGGGGCTGGAAGCCTCGGGCGAGGTTGTGGCGTTGGGGGCAGGCGTCACCGGGGTTGCCGCGGGCGATCAGGTCTGCGCGCTGCTGCCCGGCGGCGGCTATGCGGAATATGTGGCAACCCCGGCCGCCCACTGCCTGCCGGTGCCTGCGGGGCTAGACCTGAAACAGGCGGCCTGCCTGCCGGAGACCTTCTTTACCGTCTGGTCCAATGTCTTCAGCCGCGGCGGGCTGAAGGCCGGGGAGCGGTTCCTGGTGCATGGCGGCTCCTCCGGCATCGGCACCACGGCGATCCAGCTGGCCCGGGAATTCGGCGCGCGGGTGTTTGCCACCGCCGGCTCGGACGAGAAATGCCAGGCCTGCCTGGACCTCGGCGCCGAGCGCGCGATCAACTACCGTGACGAGGATTTCGTCAAGGTGCTGCGGGATGAGGGCGGCGCCGACCTGGTGCTCGACATGGTTGGCGGCGATTATATCCCGCGCAACGTCAAGGCGATGGCCGAGGATGGCCGCCTGGTGCAGATCGCCTTCCTGCAGGGGCCGAAGGTGGAGCTGAACTTTGCCCTGATGATGGTCAAGCGGCTGACGCTCACCGGCTCGACGCTGCGGCCGCAAAGCGATCTGGCCAAGGCCCGGATCGCCCAAGATCTGCGCGAGGCGGTGTGGCCGCTGATCGCGGCGGGCAAGGTGGCGCCGGTGATGGACAGCGAGTTTGCGCTGGAGGAGGCGGCAGCGGCACATGCCCGGATGGAAAGCTCCGGCCATATCGGCAAGATCGTCCTGAAGGTGGGCTGA
- a CDS encoding COQ9 family protein yields the protein MTGNQDHAQEDLKEKLLDAALLHVPFDGWSEATFRAACHDAGVPEVLAHAVCPRGGVDLALAYHARGDSAMLARLAAEDLSGLRFRDKVAAAVRFRLEAACDKEAVRRGTTLLTLPQYAGDGVKAIWGTCDLIWEALGDGSDDLNWYTKRASLAGVYSATVLYWLGDDSLDHQATWDFLERRIGNVMDFEKLKAGLQKNPLLKPFLVGPNWLAEQIKPPKGRDDLPGSLNPRR from the coding sequence ATGACCGGAAACCAGGATCACGCGCAGGAAGATCTCAAGGAAAAACTGCTGGATGCGGCGCTGCTGCATGTGCCCTTCGACGGCTGGTCGGAGGCCACCTTCCGTGCCGCCTGCCACGATGCCGGGGTGCCCGAGGTGCTGGCCCATGCGGTCTGCCCGCGCGGCGGCGTGGACCTGGCGCTGGCCTATCACGCGCGCGGCGATTCGGCGATGCTGGCAAGGCTGGCGGCCGAGGATCTGAGCGGCCTGCGGTTCCGCGACAAGGTCGCGGCAGCGGTGCGGTTCCGGCTGGAGGCCGCCTGCGACAAGGAAGCGGTGCGCCGCGGCACCACGCTGCTGACGCTGCCGCAATATGCCGGCGACGGGGTCAAGGCGATCTGGGGCACCTGCGATCTGATCTGGGAGGCGCTGGGCGACGGCTCCGACGATCTGAACTGGTACACCAAGCGCGCGTCGCTGGCCGGGGTCTATTCCGCCACCGTGCTGTACTGGCTGGGCGATGACAGCCTGGACCATCAGGCGACCTGGGATTTCCTGGAGCGGCGGATCGGCAATGTGATGGATTTCGAGAAGCTGAAGGCGGGTTTGCAGAAGAACCCGCTGCTGAAGCCGTTTCTCGTCGGGCCGAACTGGCTGGCCGAGCAGATCAAACCGCCAAAAGGCCGCGATGACCTGCCGGGCTCGCTGAACCCGCGCCGCTGA
- the rpsU gene encoding 30S ribosomal protein S21 has product MQVSVRDNNVDQALRALKKKLQREGVFREMKLKQHFEKPSEKKAREKAEAIRRARKLARKKAQREGML; this is encoded by the coding sequence ATGCAGGTTAGTGTTCGCGACAACAACGTCGATCAGGCGCTTCGTGCCCTGAAGAAGAAGCTGCAGCGCGAAGGCGTTTTCCGTGAAATGAAGCTCAAGCAGCATTTCGAGAAACCGTCCGAGAAAAAAGCGCGCGAGAAAGCTGAAGCGATCCGCCGTGCCCGTAAACTGGCACGCAAGAAAGCACAGCGCGAAGGTATGCTCTAA